One genomic region from Populus nigra chromosome 8, ddPopNigr1.1, whole genome shotgun sequence encodes:
- the LOC133702327 gene encoding 21 kDa protein-like produces the protein MAKLVSFLTLLSFALYMVGTAGSASSPTDFIKSSCKATRYPELCVGCLSGYASVIQRNERRLTLTALSVSLARARSAAAFVTKMTKVRGIKPREYQAAKDCIENMGDSVDRLSQSVRELGHTGRAGGRDFLWHMSNVQTWVSAALTDENTCLDGFAGHLMDGNVKVAIKRRINNVAQVTSNALALVDRFASRHRARNP, from the coding sequence ATGGCAAAACTTGTCTCTTTCTTAACGTTGCTCTCCTTTGCCCTCTACATGGTTGGCACGGCAGGGTCTGCCTCCAGCCCCACAGATTTCATCAAGTCCTCATGCAAGGCTACTCGCTATCCAGAGTTATGTGTCGGATGCTTGTCAGGTTATGCTAGTGTCATTCAACGTAATGAGCGACGTCTAACTCTCACTGCCTTGTCAGTGAGTCTAGCCAGGGCTAGGTCAGCTGCAGCATTTGTGACCAAGATGACTAAAGTTAGGGGGATTAAGCCTAGAGAGTACCAGGCGGCGAAGGACTGCATAGAAAACATGGGTGATAGTGTGGATCGACTTAGCCAGTCAGTCAGAGAGCTTGGTCATACGGGTCGAGCTGGTGGTCGAGACTTTTTGTGGCATATGAGTAACGTGCAGACTTGGGTTAGTGCTGCACTAACTGATGAGAACACCTGCCTTGATGGGTTTGCTGGCCATCTAATGGATGGAAATGTGAAGGTTGCCATCAAGCGCCGGATCAACAATGTTGCTCAGGTCACTAGCAATGCGCTTGCATTAGTTGATCGTTTTGCATCTAGACACCGTGCCAGAAATCCTTAG
- the LOC133701022 gene encoding non-specific lipid transfer protein GPI-anchored 7-like — protein MEKKHEMASSVKISMVVMMAVVFSSCTTTLTKAQESSTSCATKLIPCQAFLATTTTPPDSCCNPIKEAVAKELPCLCKLYNDPNLFASLHINVTQAVLLSQRCGVATNLSSCGASAPTPTGTPPGVPGKDGGGRTAWTGLSGLLVLLAASLLY, from the exons ATGGAAAAGAAACACGAAATGGCATCTTCTGTCAAGATTTCTATGGTGGTGATGATGGCAGTGGTCTTCTCTTCATGCACAACTACTTTAACAAAAGCACAAGAATCGTCTACATCTTGTGCAACTAAGTTAATACCATGTCAAGCCTTCCTTGCCACCACAACCACTCCACCAGACAGTTGCTGCAACCCCATCAAAGAAGCAGTTGCAAAGGAGCTTCCTTGCCTTTGCAAACTCTACAATGACCCCAATTTGTTTGCGAGTCTTCATATAAATGTCACTCAGGCTGTCTTGCTCAGCCAGAGATGCGGTGTCGCCACGAATCTCAGTAGTTGTGGTG CTTCAGCTCCAACGCCAACCGGCACGCCTCCAG GAGTTCCTGGAAAGGATGGTGGTGGTAGGACGGCATGGACTGGGTTATCAGGATTGCTTGTCTTGTTGGCTGCTTCCCTCTTATATTAa
- the LOC133701021 gene encoding FAM10 family protein At4g22670-like isoform X2: MMDATKLEELKQFIEQCKSNPSILADPSLSFFHDYLESLGAKLPGCAHKHDDSKSSYVVEESDEEMEKEESQGEPEVEEEEEEEEIIESDVELEGETVEPDNDPPQKMGDPSVEVTEESRDASQEAKAKAMEAISEGKLEEAIEHLTEAISLNPTSAIMYATRATVYIKMKRPNAAIRDANAALEINLDSAKGYKSRGMARAMLGQWEDAAKDLHLASKLDYDEEISAVLKKVEPNAHRIEEHRRKYERLHKEREDRKAERERQRRRAKAQAEYEKAKKQEQSSSSRKPGGMPSGFPGGFPGGMPGGMPGGMPGGMPGGMPGGMPGGFPGAMPGGMPGGFPGAMPGGMPGNVDFSKILNDPELMAAFSDPEIMAALQDVMKNPANLAKHQGNPKVAPIIAKMMGKFAGPK; this comes from the exons ATGATGGACGCAACAAAACTAGAAGAACTGAAGCAATTTATTGAACAGTGCAAATCCAATCCTTCCATCCTCGCCGATCCTTCTCTTTCCTTCTTCCACGACTACCTCGAAAG TCTTGGTGCTAAGCTCCCTGGCTGTGCTCACAAGCACGACGACTCCAAATCg AGTTATGTGGTCGAGGAGAGTGATGAGGAAATGGAGAAGGAAGAGTCACAAGGAGAACCTGAAgtcgaggaggaggaggaggaggaggagataaTTGAATCCGATGTTGAGCTCGAAGGCGAGACTGTTGAGCCTGATAATGATCCTCCacagaag ATGGGGGACCCATCTGTAGAGGTTACAGAAGAAAGTCGTGATGCTTCTCAAGAGGCCAAGGCTAAGGCCATGGAAGCTATATCTGAAG GTAAATTGGAGGAAGCAATTGAGCATTTAACAGAAGCAATTTCACTCAATCCAACATCTGCAATCATGTATGCAACAAGAG CTACTGTTTACATCAAAATGAAGAGGCCCAATGCTGCTATCCGGGATGCTAATGCTGCTCTTGAG ATTAACCTGGATTCAGCTAAGGGATATAAGTCCCGTGGCATGGCACGAGCAATGCTTGGTCAGTGGGAAGATGCTGCTAAGGATCTCCACCTGGCATCAAAGTTAGATTACGATGAGGAGATAAGTGCTGTACTTAAGAAG GTTGAACCAAACGCTCATAGGATTGAGGAACACCGCAGGAAGTATGAAAGGCTACACAAAGAGAGGGAGGATAGAAAGGCTGAGCGTGAGAGACAACGTCGTCGTGCTAAAGCTCAG GCCGAGTATGAGAAGGCCAAGAAGCAAGAGCAATCATCTTCCAGTAGAAAACCTGGAGGCATGCCAAGTGGATTTCCAGGAGGATTTCCAGGAGGGATGCCCGGGGGAATGCCTGGAGGGATGCCCGGGGGAATGCCTGGAGGTATGCCCGGGGGAATGCCTGGAGGCTTCCCGGGTGCCATGCCAGGAGGGATGCCTGGAGGCTTCCCGGGTGCCATGCCAGGAGGGATGCCTGGAAATGTTGATTTCAGCAAAATATTGAAT GACCCTGAATTGATGGCTGCATTTAGTGACCCGGAAATAATGGCTGCCCTTCAAGATG TAATGAAGAACCCAGCTAATCTTGCTAAGCATCAAGGGAACCCCAAGGTGGCTCCTATAATTGCAAAGATGATGGGCAAATTTGCCGGGCCTAAGTGA
- the LOC133701021 gene encoding FAM10 family protein At4g22670-like isoform X1: MMDATKLEELKQFIEQCKSNPSILADPSLSFFHDYLESLGAKLPGCAHKHDDSKSKSYVVEESDEEMEKEESQGEPEVEEEEEEEEIIESDVELEGETVEPDNDPPQKMGDPSVEVTEESRDASQEAKAKAMEAISEGKLEEAIEHLTEAISLNPTSAIMYATRATVYIKMKRPNAAIRDANAALEINLDSAKGYKSRGMARAMLGQWEDAAKDLHLASKLDYDEEISAVLKKVEPNAHRIEEHRRKYERLHKEREDRKAERERQRRRAKAQAEYEKAKKQEQSSSSRKPGGMPSGFPGGFPGGMPGGMPGGMPGGMPGGMPGGMPGGFPGAMPGGMPGGFPGAMPGGMPGNVDFSKILNDPELMAAFSDPEIMAALQDVMKNPANLAKHQGNPKVAPIIAKMMGKFAGPK, from the exons ATGATGGACGCAACAAAACTAGAAGAACTGAAGCAATTTATTGAACAGTGCAAATCCAATCCTTCCATCCTCGCCGATCCTTCTCTTTCCTTCTTCCACGACTACCTCGAAAG TCTTGGTGCTAAGCTCCCTGGCTGTGCTCACAAGCACGACGACTCCAAATCg AAGAGTTATGTGGTCGAGGAGAGTGATGAGGAAATGGAGAAGGAAGAGTCACAAGGAGAACCTGAAgtcgaggaggaggaggaggaggaggagataaTTGAATCCGATGTTGAGCTCGAAGGCGAGACTGTTGAGCCTGATAATGATCCTCCacagaag ATGGGGGACCCATCTGTAGAGGTTACAGAAGAAAGTCGTGATGCTTCTCAAGAGGCCAAGGCTAAGGCCATGGAAGCTATATCTGAAG GTAAATTGGAGGAAGCAATTGAGCATTTAACAGAAGCAATTTCACTCAATCCAACATCTGCAATCATGTATGCAACAAGAG CTACTGTTTACATCAAAATGAAGAGGCCCAATGCTGCTATCCGGGATGCTAATGCTGCTCTTGAG ATTAACCTGGATTCAGCTAAGGGATATAAGTCCCGTGGCATGGCACGAGCAATGCTTGGTCAGTGGGAAGATGCTGCTAAGGATCTCCACCTGGCATCAAAGTTAGATTACGATGAGGAGATAAGTGCTGTACTTAAGAAG GTTGAACCAAACGCTCATAGGATTGAGGAACACCGCAGGAAGTATGAAAGGCTACACAAAGAGAGGGAGGATAGAAAGGCTGAGCGTGAGAGACAACGTCGTCGTGCTAAAGCTCAG GCCGAGTATGAGAAGGCCAAGAAGCAAGAGCAATCATCTTCCAGTAGAAAACCTGGAGGCATGCCAAGTGGATTTCCAGGAGGATTTCCAGGAGGGATGCCCGGGGGAATGCCTGGAGGGATGCCCGGGGGAATGCCTGGAGGTATGCCCGGGGGAATGCCTGGAGGCTTCCCGGGTGCCATGCCAGGAGGGATGCCTGGAGGCTTCCCGGGTGCCATGCCAGGAGGGATGCCTGGAAATGTTGATTTCAGCAAAATATTGAAT GACCCTGAATTGATGGCTGCATTTAGTGACCCGGAAATAATGGCTGCCCTTCAAGATG TAATGAAGAACCCAGCTAATCTTGCTAAGCATCAAGGGAACCCCAAGGTGGCTCCTATAATTGCAAAGATGATGGGCAAATTTGCCGGGCCTAAGTGA
- the LOC133701289 gene encoding MYB-like transcription factor ODO1, translated as MGRQPCCDKLGVKKGPWTAEEDKKLINFILTNGQCCWRAVPKLAGLRRCGKSCRLRWTNYLRPDLKRGLLTEAEEQLVIDLHARLGNRWSKIAARLPGRTDNEIKNHWNTHIKKKLLKRGIDPVTHEPLHKEAKAEESSSSPADLLPESSNNNDMQEKDGIIINSDDNSRSPTENSCSTEDSLLLDSICNDEMLLNSLWMDEPPLVDASWNKIIPLAAENTNNDMGYPSWEDNYTGLSDCQDFGVHDFGFDCFDTIELSALNILEMELNR; from the exons ATGGGAAGGCAACCTTGCTGTGACAAACTCGGGGTCAAGAAAGGTCCTTGGACAGCTGAAGAGGATAAAAAACTCATTAACTTCATTCTCACCAATGGCCAATGTTGTTGGAGGGCTGTCCCTAAGCTCGCAGGACTCCGACGATGCGGCAAGAGTTGCCGGCTTCGTTGGACTAATTATCTTCGCCCTGACTTGAAGAGAGGGCTTCTTACAGAAGCAGAAGAACAGCTGGTTATTGATCTCCATGCTCGTCTTGGCAATAG GTGGTCCAAGATTGCTGCTAGATTGCCAGGAAGGACAGACAATGAGATTAAGAACCACTGGAACACTCATATAAAGAAGAAGCTTCTGAAGAGGGGAATCGATCCTGTTACACATGAACCCTTACACAAAGAAGCCAAGGCTGAGGAAAGCTCATCATCTCCTGCTGATCTTTTGCCAGAATCCAGTAACAACAATGATATGCAAGAAAAGGATGGCATCATTATTAACTCGGATGATAATTCAAGATCACCGACTGAAAATTCTTGTAGTACCGAGGATTCGCTCTTGTTAGATAGTATTTGCAATGATGAAATGTTACTGAATAGCTTGTGGATGGATGAGCCTCCACTAGTTGATGCATCATGGAACAAAATTATTCCTCTGGCCGCAGAAAATACTAACAATGACATGGGTTATCCATCATGGGAGGATAACTACACAGGGTTATCGGATTGTCAAGATTTTGGCGTTCACGATTTCGGATTCGATTGTTTCGACACCATTGAATTAAGCGCACTTAACATATTAGAGATGGAACTCAATCGCTAG